The following coding sequences are from one Deinococcus aerius window:
- the paaI gene encoding hydroxyphenylacetyl-CoA thioesterase PaaI produces MSYADTLGMRVLEATPERTRVALTVTWGGLNMHGTAHGGLLFSLADEAFAVISNLEAQAVAVETHLSFFRAAREGEQLVAVATPERVGRTLATYRVEVRRGEEGEVLALFLGTVSRRKRTSSSSP; encoded by the coding sequence ATGAGCTACGCGGACACTCTGGGGATGCGGGTGCTGGAGGCCACACCGGAACGCACCCGCGTCGCCCTGACCGTGACCTGGGGCGGCCTGAACATGCACGGCACCGCGCACGGCGGCCTGCTCTTCAGCCTGGCGGACGAGGCCTTCGCGGTCATCAGCAACCTGGAGGCGCAGGCGGTGGCGGTCGAGACGCACCTGAGTTTCTTCCGGGCGGCGCGGGAGGGGGAACAGCTCGTCGCCGTCGCCACCCCCGAGCGGGTGGGCCGCACCCTGGCGACCTACCGGGTCGAGGTCCGCCGGGGCGAGGAGGGCGAGGTGCTGGCCCTGTTCCTGGGCACGGTGTCGCGGCGGAAGAGGACGAGTTCCTCCTCCCCCTGA
- a CDS encoding MerR family transcriptional regulator — MTDNSTADTPTSLTIGAFARASRLSPKALRLYDDLGLLPPARVDPATGYRYYAPGQLAAAQLIALLRQLDLPLSEIRSLLDAPAPERAARLTQCWGGLERAHGRRRGLAQYLIEKLQGETEMTITYEVRERFVPAQRMATLSRRLYVADLQGFIMESFDTLHALVGAQAAGASLVIFHGQVNADSDGPVEVCVPFSGTLTVPEKVTVREEPAHQEAYVTLTKAQFVFPDILRAYDAVFEYARHHGTSGELHPREVYPRDWNTLGEHDPAGDVAYPFVPRG, encoded by the coding sequence ATGACCGACAACAGCACCGCAGACACGCCCACCAGCCTCACCATCGGCGCGTTCGCGCGCGCCTCGCGCCTGAGCCCCAAGGCCCTGCGGCTGTACGACGACCTGGGCCTGCTGCCCCCCGCCCGGGTGGACCCCGCGACGGGCTACCGCTACTACGCCCCGGGCCAACTCGCCGCCGCGCAACTGATCGCCCTGCTGCGGCAACTCGACCTGCCGCTGAGCGAGATCAGGAGCTTGCTGGACGCCCCAGCCCCCGAGCGGGCGGCGCGGCTGACCCAGTGCTGGGGAGGACTGGAGCGGGCGCACGGGCGGCGGCGCGGCCTGGCGCAGTACCTCATCGAGAAACTGCAAGGAGAGACGGAGATGACCATTACTTATGAGGTTCGGGAACGGTTCGTGCCTGCCCAGCGCATGGCGACCCTCTCGCGGCGGCTGTATGTGGCCGACCTGCAAGGCTTCATCATGGAGTCGTTTGACACCCTGCACGCTCTTGTGGGCGCGCAGGCGGCGGGTGCGAGCCTGGTGATCTTCCACGGCCAGGTGAACGCCGACAGCGACGGCCCGGTTGAGGTATGTGTGCCTTTCAGCGGAACCCTGACCGTCCCGGAGAAGGTGACTGTACGCGAGGAACCCGCCCACCAGGAGGCCTACGTCACCCTGACCAAGGCCCAGTTCGTGTTCCCGGACATCCTGCGGGCCTACGACGCCGTGTTCGAGTACGCGCGCCATCACGGGACTTCGGGCGAGTTGCACCCCCGCGAGGTGTACCCGAGGGACTGGAACACCCTGGGGGAGCACGACCCAGCGGGCGACGTGGCCTATCCGTTCGTGCCCCGGGGCTGA
- a CDS encoding single-stranded DNA-binding protein has product MLHIEFITDLGARVTVDVESADKLLDVQRQYGRLGWTSGDIPVGGYQFPLENEPDFDWTLIGARKWTNPEGEEMILHKGHAYRRRELEAVDSRKMRLPAAVKYSRGAKNTDPDHVREKADGEFEYVTLAIFRGGKRQERYAIPGGSRPAAQPSAPARPAAARPQPAARSAPVAVAEEETPF; this is encoded by the coding sequence ATGCTGCATATCGAATTCATCACCGACCTGGGGGCGCGCGTCACGGTGGACGTGGAGAGCGCGGACAAGCTGCTCGACGTACAGCGCCAGTACGGCCGCCTGGGCTGGACGAGCGGCGACATTCCCGTCGGCGGCTACCAGTTCCCGCTGGAGAACGAGCCCGACTTCGACTGGACCCTGATCGGCGCGCGCAAGTGGACCAACCCCGAGGGCGAGGAGATGATCCTGCACAAGGGCCATGCCTACCGCCGCCGCGAGTTGGAGGCCGTGGACAGCCGCAAGATGAGGCTGCCCGCCGCCGTGAAGTACAGCCGGGGCGCCAAGAACACCGACCCCGACCACGTGCGCGAGAAGGCCGACGGCGAGTTCGAGTACGTGACCCTCGCCATTTTCCGCGGCGGCAAGCGCCAGGAGCGGTACGCCATTCCGGGGGGCAGCCGTCCGGCCGCCCAGCCCAGCGCCCCCGCGCGTCCGGCCGCGGCCCGTCCCCAGCCCGCCGCCCGGTCTGCCCCCGTCGCGGTCGCGGAAGAGGAAACGCCGTTCTGA
- a CDS encoding metallophosphoesterase family protein, which produces MSDSASPLPPGPRRLLLVADYVHPFIYRTAFPQGLPEVDLVLAAGDLPGSYLEFLASKLPVPVVYVRGNHANEDVTEGDKRVPPRGVIPAHGRVVTAAGLRIAGWGGVPRYSEKGPGQYTEAQARRGLGWLAWRARGGVDVLLTHAPPLGPHAGSDYAHRGCAAITDFMIRRHPRLVVHGHIHEYEGRKPDYTDPASGAEVINAYGYRVVEL; this is translated from the coding sequence ATGTCCGACTCCGCTTCCCCCCTCCCCCCCGGCCCCCGGCGGCTCCTGCTGGTCGCGGACTATGTCCACCCCTTCATCTACCGCACCGCTTTTCCGCAGGGGCTGCCGGAGGTGGACCTCGTGCTCGCGGCGGGCGACCTGCCGGGCTCGTACCTGGAGTTCCTGGCGAGCAAGCTCCCGGTGCCCGTCGTGTACGTGCGGGGCAACCACGCGAACGAGGACGTGACCGAGGGGGACAAACGGGTGCCGCCGCGGGGCGTGATCCCCGCCCACGGCCGGGTCGTGACGGCGGCGGGGCTGAGGATCGCGGGCTGGGGCGGGGTGCCGCGTTACAGCGAGAAGGGGCCGGGCCAGTACACCGAGGCGCAGGCCCGCCGGGGCCTGGGGTGGCTGGCCTGGCGGGCGCGGGGGGGTGTGGACGTGCTGCTGACCCACGCGCCGCCCCTGGGTCCGCACGCGGGCAGCGACTACGCCCACCGGGGCTGCGCGGCGATCACCGACTTCATGATCCGCCGCCACCCGCGCCTGGTCGTCCACGGCCACATCCACGAGTACGAGGGCCGCAAGCCCGACTACACCGACCCCGCCAGCGGCGCCGAGGTCATTAATGCCTACGGCTACCGGGTGGTCGAACTGTAG